A region from the Mycolicibacterium phlei genome encodes:
- a CDS encoding DUF3000 domain-containing protein, which yields MNATTVRPEIELGPIRPPQRLAPFSYALGAEVRHPETAIVPERSEGDAFGRLILLHDPDGADAWDGTMRLVAYIQADLDSSEAVDPLLPEVAWSWLVDALESRAEHVTALGGTVTATTSVRYGDISGPPRAHQLELRASWTATSLDLGPHVEAFCEVLEHAAGLPPQGVTDLSSRTRA from the coding sequence ATGAATGCCACCACCGTGCGACCGGAGATCGAACTGGGCCCGATCCGCCCGCCCCAGCGGCTGGCGCCGTTCAGCTATGCGTTGGGCGCTGAGGTCCGTCATCCGGAGACGGCGATCGTGCCGGAACGCTCCGAAGGGGATGCGTTCGGCCGGCTGATCCTGCTCCACGACCCCGACGGCGCCGACGCGTGGGACGGCACGATGCGGCTCGTGGCCTACATCCAGGCCGACCTGGACTCCAGCGAAGCCGTCGACCCGCTGCTGCCCGAGGTGGCGTGGAGTTGGCTCGTCGACGCGCTCGAGTCGCGGGCCGAACACGTCACCGCGCTGGGCGGCACCGTCACCGCCACCACGTCGGTGCGCTACGGCGACATCTCCGGGCCTCCGCGCGCCCACCAGCTGGAGCTGCGCGCCTCCTGGACGGCGACGTCGCTGGACCTGGGCCCGCATGTCGAGGCGTTCTGCGAGGTGCTCGAGCACGCCGCCGGCCTGCCGCCGCAGGGTGTCACCGACCTGAGCTCCCGCACCCGCGCCTGA
- a CDS encoding ribonuclease D: MVDAEPADSDQAQTSEPEPTPLLAPRDGMPALSVSVDEIRRAAELLDSGHGPFAVDAERASGFRYSNRAYLMQIRREGAGTVLIDPVSHGGDPVRVLGPVAEVLRTDEWILHAADQDLPCLAELGMRPTRLYDTELAGRLAGYEKVNLAAMVQRLLGLQLMKGHGAADWSKRPLPDEWLNYAALDVEVLIDLRHAVAAVLEEQGKSAWAAEEFEHLRTFEPTPTRRDRWRRTSGIHKVRNQRALAAVRELWITRDQIAQRRDIAPGRILPDSAIIQAATADPDTVERLTALPVFGGSRQRRSAQVWLDALARARATKDPPTPQEPSNGPPPASRWARRKPEAAARLEAARAALAQVAQRVSIPAENLVAPEAIRRLCWDWEAPADPADTAAVVDAVLREAKVRPWQRALTVDALADALRG, translated from the coding sequence ATGGTCGACGCAGAACCAGCCGACTCCGACCAGGCGCAGACCTCCGAGCCGGAGCCGACCCCGCTGCTGGCCCCGCGCGACGGGATGCCGGCCCTGTCGGTCAGCGTCGACGAGATCCGCCGGGCGGCCGAGTTGCTCGACTCCGGGCACGGCCCGTTCGCGGTCGACGCCGAGCGGGCCTCGGGGTTCCGCTACTCCAACCGCGCCTACCTGATGCAGATCCGCCGGGAGGGTGCGGGCACCGTGCTGATCGACCCGGTCAGCCACGGCGGCGACCCGGTGCGGGTGCTGGGCCCGGTTGCCGAGGTGCTGCGCACCGACGAGTGGATCCTGCACGCCGCCGACCAGGACCTGCCGTGCCTGGCCGAGCTCGGGATGCGGCCGACCCGCCTGTATGACACCGAGTTGGCGGGCCGGCTGGCCGGCTACGAGAAGGTCAATCTCGCCGCGATGGTGCAGCGGCTGCTGGGTCTGCAGCTGATGAAGGGGCACGGCGCGGCGGACTGGTCGAAACGGCCGCTGCCCGACGAGTGGCTCAACTACGCCGCACTCGACGTCGAGGTGCTCATCGACCTGCGCCACGCGGTCGCCGCGGTGCTCGAGGAGCAGGGCAAGAGCGCGTGGGCCGCCGAGGAGTTCGAGCATCTGCGCACCTTCGAGCCGACGCCGACGCGGCGGGACCGCTGGCGCCGCACCTCCGGTATCCACAAGGTCCGCAACCAGCGCGCGCTGGCGGCGGTGCGCGAGCTGTGGATCACCCGCGACCAGATCGCACAGCGCCGCGACATCGCGCCGGGCCGGATCCTGCCCGACTCGGCGATCATCCAGGCCGCCACCGCCGACCCCGACACCGTCGAGAGGCTGACCGCGCTGCCGGTGTTCGGCGGCTCCCGCCAGCGCCGCAGCGCGCAGGTGTGGCTCGACGCGCTGGCCCGGGCCCGCGCCACCAAGGACCCGCCCACACCGCAGGAACCGTCCAACGGTCCACCGCCGGCGTCGCGGTGGGCGCGGCGCAAACCCGAGGCCGCGGCCCGGCTGGAGGCTGCTCGCGCCGCGTTGGCCCAAGTGGCGCAACGAGTTTCGATACCGGCAGAGAATCTCGTCGCCCCTGAGGCGATCCGCAGGCTGTGCTGGGACTGGGAGGCGCCCGCCGATCCGGCCGACACCGCCGCCGTCGTCGACGCGGTGCTGCGCGAGGCCAAGGTGCGGCCGTGGCAGCGCGCGCTGACCGTCGACGCGCTCGCCGACGCCCTGCGCGGCTAG
- a CDS encoding amidohydrolase, with amino-acid sequence MCRNCSLVAALGDYTADGSGAAPPGSSPLPELPPAVVFRGGAVYTMNPRQPWAQAVAVRGNRIVAVGGDDEATAAAGPGAHTVDLNGRMLLPGFIEAHIHPLVGAFFTPGVDLQVADRDAALAAIAAHVRAHPTGPVRGFGWRVDMFGPQGPTRAELDELIPDRPAILFAIDAHSAWVNSAALRLAGITRDTPDPVPGFSFYVRDDDGEPTGWVLELPAVLGIVDAVEPMTRAVLTRLLAQWAPKAAAAGITAVFDAGLPPGENDPGELVGVYTDLEAQGLLPFRVVASHIVKAPPVDTAVAATVALRERYRTDLVRGGVLKILGDGTAEGHTAHLLEPYADRPDYVGSSPFSPEDWRRLVTEADAAGVDVHIHAIGDRTIRTALDAVEAAIAANPPRDRRHTIAHLVTIDRADVPRFAQLGVIAQFSANWFSADPGTVEISLQRYGPQRQREFFRPRALLDTGATVAFGTDWPAAGYFSTYKPLDAIQVAVTRQLIGHPDADVLEPTDQRLDLDQALRAATLGAARALRLDDIAGSLEVGKCADLIVLRRNLFDLDPHDIAATPVDLTVMNGRITHGSLTG; translated from the coding sequence ATGTGCAGGAACTGCTCCCTGGTCGCAGCGCTCGGTGACTACACCGCGGACGGATCGGGCGCCGCGCCGCCGGGGAGCTCCCCGCTGCCGGAACTGCCGCCCGCCGTGGTGTTCCGCGGCGGGGCCGTCTACACGATGAACCCGCGCCAACCTTGGGCACAGGCGGTCGCGGTGCGCGGCAACCGCATCGTGGCCGTCGGCGGCGACGACGAGGCCACCGCGGCCGCCGGGCCCGGCGCCCACACCGTGGACCTGAACGGCCGGATGCTGCTGCCGGGCTTCATCGAGGCGCACATCCACCCGCTCGTCGGGGCGTTCTTCACACCCGGGGTGGACCTGCAGGTCGCCGACCGCGACGCCGCGCTCGCCGCGATCGCGGCGCACGTGCGCGCCCACCCCACCGGACCGGTGCGCGGATTCGGTTGGCGGGTCGACATGTTCGGCCCGCAGGGGCCCACCCGCGCCGAACTCGACGAGCTCATCCCGGACCGCCCGGCGATCCTGTTCGCGATCGACGCGCACAGCGCGTGGGTCAACAGCGCCGCGCTGCGTCTGGCCGGCATCACCCGCGACACACCCGACCCGGTGCCGGGATTCAGCTTCTACGTCCGCGACGACGACGGTGAACCCACCGGCTGGGTGCTGGAACTGCCCGCCGTCCTCGGCATCGTCGACGCCGTCGAACCGATGACCCGGGCGGTGCTGACACGGCTGCTCGCCCAGTGGGCACCCAAGGCCGCCGCGGCCGGCATCACCGCCGTGTTCGACGCCGGGCTGCCGCCGGGGGAGAACGACCCTGGCGAACTCGTGGGCGTCTACACCGATCTGGAGGCGCAGGGGCTGCTGCCGTTCCGGGTGGTGGCCTCGCACATCGTCAAGGCGCCGCCGGTCGACACCGCGGTGGCGGCCACCGTGGCGCTGCGCGAGCGCTACCGGACCGACCTGGTGCGCGGCGGGGTGCTCAAGATCCTCGGCGACGGCACCGCCGAGGGCCACACCGCCCATCTGCTCGAGCCCTACGCCGACCGGCCGGATTACGTTGGCAGCTCGCCGTTCTCACCCGAGGACTGGCGGCGACTGGTGACCGAGGCCGACGCCGCCGGGGTCGACGTGCACATCCACGCCATCGGCGACCGCACCATCCGCACCGCCCTGGACGCCGTCGAGGCCGCGATCGCGGCGAACCCGCCCCGCGACCGCCGCCACACCATCGCGCATCTGGTCACCATTGACCGCGCCGACGTCCCCCGCTTCGCACAACTGGGGGTGATCGCGCAGTTCTCCGCCAACTGGTTCTCCGCTGATCCGGGCACCGTGGAGATCAGCCTGCAGCGCTACGGCCCGCAGCGGCAGCGGGAGTTCTTCCGGCCGCGCGCGCTGCTGGACACCGGCGCCACGGTCGCGTTCGGCACGGATTGGCCTGCGGCGGGCTACTTCTCGACATACAAACCGCTCGACGCGATCCAGGTGGCGGTGACCCGCCAGCTCATCGGCCATCCGGACGCCGACGTCCTCGAGCCCACCGACCAGCGTCTCGACCTGGACCAGGCGCTGCGGGCCGCCACGCTCGGCGCGGCCCGGGCACTGCGGCTCGACGACATCGCCGGCTCGCTGGAGGTCGGCAAGTGCGCCGACCTGATCGTGCTGCGGCGCAACCTGTTCGACCTCGATCCGCACGACATCGCGGCCACCCCGGTCGATCTGACGGTGATGAACGGGCGCATCACCCACGGCAGCCTGACAGGCTAG
- a CDS encoding prolyl oligopeptidase family serine peptidase produces the protein MRFAAALRFLAVVGTVMLALTAAPAVATAAAPQWSGLDARDYGGPIGAPGTLIESVPLDPALSVAGAGQAFRILYSTVDQHDRPAVSTAVVFTPKSAPPPGGWPVVAWAHGTVGLGDDCTPSARPRSERDNEYLSHWLDQGYVVVGSDYAGLGTPGLMSYLNSRTTARGVVDSVIATHGLDLPLSPKWAVVGQSQGGAAAVATARWATEFSAGTGLDYRGVVATGTPAGVESLVKKAGPEMEVPASLGPVANAYTAYIVAALREAHPELDLDVILTPAGRAAADRAETLCLADLSATLTDMTVPGFFTAPLTSIPGSPEVVDAYMGIPADGYDRPIFLGVGLLDRDVPPELTLRFADALTAHGQDVTLKVYPDEDHSGTVLASLPDSTPFLAGLLS, from the coding sequence ATGAGATTTGCTGCGGCACTTCGTTTTCTGGCTGTGGTCGGGACGGTCATGCTCGCGCTGACGGCGGCGCCGGCGGTGGCGACCGCGGCGGCGCCGCAGTGGTCCGGACTCGACGCACGCGACTACGGCGGTCCGATCGGCGCGCCCGGCACGCTGATCGAATCGGTGCCGCTGGATCCGGCGCTGTCGGTGGCCGGCGCCGGCCAGGCCTTCCGCATCCTGTACTCGACCGTCGACCAGCACGACCGGCCCGCGGTCAGCACCGCGGTCGTGTTCACCCCGAAAAGCGCTCCACCGCCGGGCGGTTGGCCCGTCGTCGCCTGGGCGCACGGCACGGTCGGCCTCGGCGACGACTGCACGCCGTCGGCGCGGCCGCGCTCCGAGCGTGACAACGAGTACCTGAGCCACTGGCTGGACCAGGGGTACGTCGTCGTCGGCAGCGACTACGCCGGCCTGGGCACCCCGGGCCTGATGAGCTACCTCAACAGCCGCACCACCGCGCGGGGCGTCGTCGACTCGGTGATCGCCACCCACGGCCTGGATCTGCCGTTGTCGCCCAAGTGGGCGGTGGTCGGCCAGTCGCAGGGCGGCGCCGCGGCCGTCGCAACCGCGCGCTGGGCAACGGAATTCAGCGCCGGCACCGGTCTGGACTACCGGGGCGTCGTCGCGACCGGCACCCCCGCAGGCGTCGAGTCGCTGGTCAAGAAGGCGGGCCCGGAGATGGAGGTGCCCGCCTCGCTGGGGCCGGTGGCCAACGCCTACACCGCCTACATTGTCGCCGCGCTGCGCGAGGCGCACCCCGAACTCGACCTGGACGTGATCCTCACCCCGGCGGGCCGGGCGGCGGCCGACCGCGCCGAGACCCTCTGCCTGGCCGACCTGTCGGCGACGCTGACCGACATGACGGTGCCCGGGTTCTTCACCGCGCCGCTGACGTCGATCCCGGGATCCCCCGAGGTGGTCGACGCCTACATGGGCATCCCCGCCGACGGCTATGACCGGCCGATCTTCCTGGGCGTCGGACTGCTGGACCGCGATGTGCCGCCGGAGTTGACGCTGCGGTTCGCCGACGCGCTGACCGCCCACGGTCAGGACGTCACGCTGAAGGTCTATCCCGACGAGGACCACAGTGGCACGGTGCTGGCGTCGCTGCCGGACTCGACGCCGTTCCTGGCGGGCCTGCTGAGCTGA